A window of the Lysinibacillus irui genome harbors these coding sequences:
- a CDS encoding adenine phosphoribosyltransferase, translating into MDLKQYVTTVENWPKEGIIFRDITTIMDNGAAYKYATDQIVEYAKEVGAEIVVGPEARGFIIGCPVAYALEIGFAPVRKPGKLPREVISADYGLEYGKDTLTMHHDAIKPGQKVLICDDLLATGGTVEATVRLVEQLGGQVVGCAFLIELLELNGRAKLGDLNIKTLIQY; encoded by the coding sequence ATGGATTTAAAGCAATACGTCACTACGGTTGAAAACTGGCCGAAAGAGGGCATTATCTTCAGAGATATTACGACAATTATGGACAATGGAGCTGCATACAAATATGCAACAGATCAAATTGTAGAATACGCCAAAGAAGTAGGAGCTGAAATTGTAGTAGGTCCTGAGGCTCGTGGTTTTATTATCGGTTGCCCAGTTGCCTATGCACTTGAAATCGGCTTTGCCCCTGTTCGTAAACCTGGTAAATTACCGCGTGAGGTCATTAGTGCTGACTATGGTCTTGAATATGGCAAAGATACATTAACAATGCATCATGATGCGATTAAGCCGGGTCAAAAAGTTTTAATCTGTGATGACTTACTAGCAACTGGTGGTACTGTGGAAGCAACAGTTCGCTTAGTAGAACAATTAGGTGGTCAGGTAGTAGGTTGTGCATTTTTAATCGAACTTTTAGAATTAAATGGTCGTGCTAAACTTGGCGATTTAAATATTAAGACACTTATTCAATACTAA
- the trpB gene encoding tryptophan synthase subunit beta yields the protein MGISIANSVPTKEGRFGRFGGQFVPETLMTALLELETAYDDALKDATFTEELTYYLQEYVGRETPLYYAENLTKELGGAKVYLKREDLNHTGAHKINNAIGQALLAKRMGKKKIVAETGAGQHGVATATACALLNLECVVFMGAEDIKRQQLNVFRMELLGTKVESVESGSKTLKDAVNAALRYWVTNVEDTHYILGSALGPHPFPKIVRDFQRVIGVETRKQILQKEGRLPDVVVACIGGGSNAIGMFHPFVDDESVALYGVEAAGSGLDTGKHAAAIAGGQQGVLHGAYMYLLQDENGFVQEAHSISAGLDYPGKGPEHCYLHDIGRAQFDSITDDEALEGLQLLSRTEGILPALESSHAIAYTAKLAKTMPKDSIIVVCLSGRGDKDVHTVRAVLGGDAK from the coding sequence ATGGGGATTTCAATTGCAAATAGTGTACCGACAAAGGAAGGACGTTTCGGCCGATTTGGTGGTCAGTTTGTGCCAGAAACTTTAATGACCGCATTACTAGAATTAGAAACCGCCTATGATGATGCATTAAAAGATGCAACTTTTACAGAGGAGCTTACCTATTATTTACAGGAGTATGTTGGACGAGAAACCCCTCTCTATTATGCTGAAAATTTAACGAAGGAGCTAGGTGGCGCAAAGGTCTATTTAAAGCGTGAAGATTTAAACCATACAGGGGCTCATAAAATAAACAATGCCATAGGGCAAGCGCTACTTGCTAAACGTATGGGTAAAAAGAAAATTGTTGCCGAAACAGGTGCAGGACAGCATGGGGTGGCAACTGCTACTGCTTGTGCCTTACTAAATCTAGAATGTGTTGTTTTTATGGGGGCAGAGGATATCAAACGCCAACAGCTAAATGTGTTTCGCATGGAGCTTCTTGGCACGAAGGTCGAGTCGGTGGAAAGTGGTTCTAAAACCTTAAAGGATGCGGTGAATGCAGCATTGCGCTATTGGGTGACAAATGTTGAGGATACGCATTATATTTTAGGTTCTGCATTAGGCCCTCATCCATTTCCTAAAATTGTTCGGGATTTCCAGCGTGTAATCGGCGTTGAAACAAGAAAGCAAATTTTGCAAAAAGAGGGACGTTTACCAGATGTAGTAGTTGCTTGTATTGGCGGTGGCAGTAATGCTATAGGTATGTTTCATCCATTCGTTGATGATGAATCAGTAGCCCTATATGGTGTTGAGGCGGCAGGGAGTGGTCTTGATACTGGAAAGCATGCAGCGGCCATTGCCGGTGGACAGCAAGGGGTGTTACATGGTGCTTATATGTATTTATTACAGGATGAAAATGGCTTTGTTCAAGAAGCACATTCTATTTCAGCCGGATTGGATTATCCAGGGAAAGGGCCCGAACATTGTTATTTACATGATATTGGCCGAGCTCAATTTGACTCCATTACAGATGATGAGGCACTAGAGGGCTTGCAATTGTTAAGTCGAACAGAGGGCATTCTTCCTGCACTTGAAAGTTCCCACGCCATTGCTTATACAGCAAAGCTTGCTAAGACAATGCCGAAGGATTCTATTATAGTTGTATGCTTATCTGGTCGTGGAGATAAAGATGTTCACACAGTTCGAGCGGTACTAGGAGGGGATGCTAAATGA
- a CDS encoding MarR family winged helix-turn-helix transcriptional regulator — MKNQLKNIDYTQICVCANLRKKTRAVTQLYDKLLQPTGLKVTQYSMLAHIDLQQAVSISRLGEILQLDQTTVTRNINLLKQHGYVELKRDTNDARTKQITLTEKGLEKLHEAAPIWQAIQDRIIEDIGIEKYADFYDTLRTMQKIIQSYEEE; from the coding sequence ATGAAGAACCAACTAAAAAATATTGATTATACGCAAATATGTGTTTGTGCGAACCTTCGAAAAAAAACGAGGGCTGTCACACAATTATATGATAAGCTGCTACAGCCTACTGGATTAAAGGTAACACAATATTCAATGCTTGCACACATTGACCTTCAGCAAGCTGTCTCGATTAGCCGTCTAGGTGAAATTTTACAACTCGATCAAACTACGGTGACACGTAACATAAATCTCTTAAAGCAACATGGCTATGTGGAATTAAAGCGAGACACAAACGATGCCCGTACGAAACAGATTACACTTACTGAAAAAGGGTTAGAAAAGTTGCATGAAGCTGCTCCCATTTGGCAAGCAATTCAAGATAGAATTATTGAGGATATCGGGATTGAAAAATATGCAGATTTCTACGATACATTGCGAACAATGCAAAAAATCATCCAATCCTATGAGGAGGAATAA
- a CDS encoding carbohydrate kinase codes for MNEREQAVLALIRQNPFMSQQEMADAMNLSRPVLANLVSSLTKQGKIVGRAYILPEENEIICIGGANLDRKFHVKGNVQFGTSNPASSSFSVGGVGRNIAENLGRLNHQVTLLTTAGKDADWQVIQEASESFMNLRYVEQLAEASTGSYTAIMDEQGELALAVANMEVYDLLVPSLLKKHETMLVNAGCFILDLNCPKETVAYIQQVAVARNIPLVIVPVSSPKMNRLPETLQGVTWFICNTDEAETIVGHKIENATHYEKALQQLLQLGAEHVIITAGSKGVYAASTTIAPSHFAAKVIEKIEDVTGAGDAFVSAVIHSWLTGQSFATSIDAGLTNAKNTLASPYTVRPELSVDLLTSEMEE; via the coding sequence ATGAATGAAAGAGAACAGGCGGTGCTTGCTTTAATTCGCCAAAATCCGTTTATGTCTCAGCAAGAGATGGCAGATGCAATGAATCTTTCACGTCCAGTGCTTGCTAATTTAGTGTCTAGTTTAACAAAGCAAGGAAAAATTGTAGGTCGTGCATATATTTTACCCGAGGAAAATGAAATTATTTGCATCGGGGGAGCCAATTTAGACCGAAAATTCCACGTGAAAGGCAATGTTCAATTTGGGACATCTAACCCTGCTAGCTCTTCTTTTAGTGTTGGTGGTGTTGGTAGAAACATTGCTGAAAATTTAGGCAGATTAAACCATCAAGTGACATTGCTGACAACGGCTGGGAAAGATGCTGATTGGCAAGTCATCCAAGAAGCTTCGGAATCCTTTATGAACCTACGTTATGTGGAGCAGCTAGCAGAGGCTTCAACGGGTTCTTATACAGCCATTATGGATGAGCAAGGGGAGCTAGCATTAGCTGTAGCCAATATGGAAGTGTATGATCTACTAGTACCTAGCTTATTGAAAAAGCATGAAACAATGTTAGTCAACGCAGGCTGCTTTATTCTGGATTTAAATTGTCCAAAAGAAACAGTAGCCTATATCCAACAAGTAGCCGTTGCTCGTAATATCCCACTTGTCATTGTGCCGGTATCTTCACCGAAAATGAATCGACTACCTGAAACATTACAAGGAGTAACATGGTTTATTTGTAACACGGATGAAGCGGAAACAATTGTTGGACATAAAATTGAAAACGCTACCCATTATGAAAAAGCTTTACAACAGCTCCTGCAGCTAGGTGCCGAACATGTCATTATTACAGCAGGCAGCAAGGGTGTATATGCAGCATCTACTACCATTGCTCCAAGTCATTTTGCTGCCAAAGTGATAGAAAAAATTGAAGATGTTACAGGAGCAGGAGATGCCTTTGTCAGCGCAGTCATACATAGCTGGTTGACAGGACAATCCTTTGCGACAAGCATTGATGCTGGCTTAACAAATGCTAAAAATACTTTGGCATCTCCCTATACAGTAAGACCAGAATTATCCGTAGATTTGTTAACAAGTGAAATGGAGGAATAA
- the trpC gene encoding indole-3-glycerol phosphate synthase TrpC has translation MNILNKILQQKRIEVDALLEQPDPLASYTEKTRPSLFDSLRQANTLQVIAEMKRASPSKGLIAEGANPVAQGQIYAQAGAAAISVLTDKEFFKGSFDDLAAVASVVNIPLLCKDFMIDRVQIRFAKAAGASIILLIVAALTDESLRDLYSYATGLGLEVLVEVHDREELDRALAVDAKLIGVNNRDLRTFEVSLQRTQEIADAFPFNENRVLISESGIWSQEDAQQVAAMGASGILVGEALMRSGDAGQALQCFQVRKEGLLYDKS, from the coding sequence ATGAATATACTTAACAAAATTCTACAGCAAAAGAGGATAGAAGTAGATGCTTTATTAGAGCAACCTGATCCTCTAGCAAGTTATACAGAAAAGACACGTCCATCGTTATTTGATTCGCTACGACAGGCGAATACGTTACAAGTCATTGCTGAAATGAAACGTGCTTCTCCTTCCAAGGGGCTAATTGCAGAAGGGGCAAATCCAGTTGCCCAAGGACAAATCTATGCACAAGCAGGAGCAGCCGCCATTTCTGTCTTAACCGATAAAGAATTTTTCAAAGGCTCTTTTGACGATTTAGCAGCGGTTGCTAGTGTTGTGAATATCCCTCTACTATGTAAGGATTTCATGATTGATAGGGTGCAGATTCGATTTGCGAAGGCAGCAGGAGCATCCATTATTTTATTAATTGTAGCTGCTTTGACAGACGAATCTTTACGAGATTTATATAGCTACGCAACTGGGTTAGGCTTAGAGGTTTTAGTGGAAGTGCACGATAGAGAGGAGCTCGACCGTGCACTTGCAGTAGATGCAAAGTTGATTGGTGTTAATAATCGAGATTTACGCACGTTTGAGGTCAGTTTACAACGTACACAAGAAATTGCTGACGCTTTTCCATTTAATGAAAACCGTGTATTAATAAGTGAAAGCGGTATTTGGTCACAGGAAGATGCACAACAAGTTGCAGCCATGGGGGCTAGTGGAATTCTTGTAGGGGAGGCATTAATGCGCAGTGGAGATGCTGGGCAGGCACTACAATGTTTTCAAGTACGAAAGGAGGGGCTTCTGTATGACAAAAGTTAA
- the trpA gene encoding tryptophan synthase subunit alpha produces the protein MTTLKQAIEQAKATGNKAFIPYMMAGDGGLETIKPTILTFQQLGVTAIEVGIPFTDPVADGTAIERAGERALAAGVTLKKVLQTLASFREEITVPLVVMTYFNPVLAYGLETFAKDCVAAGVKGLIVPDVPLEESALLRETLNPHRIDVIQLVSLTSPPDRIARIAAASQGFVYAVTVNGITGARSHFANNLEHHFAGLRQASPIPVLAGFGISTPEHVKKMGALGDGVIVGSAIVTALHDGDIATVEALIAASKGILAKSTL, from the coding sequence ATGACGACACTAAAACAAGCAATTGAACAAGCAAAGGCTACAGGAAATAAAGCTTTTATCCCCTATATGATGGCAGGTGATGGGGGGCTAGAAACAATCAAGCCGACGATTTTAACTTTTCAACAGCTCGGTGTGACAGCGATTGAAGTAGGTATTCCCTTTACAGATCCTGTAGCGGATGGAACGGCGATTGAGCGTGCAGGAGAACGCGCACTGGCAGCTGGTGTGACATTAAAGAAAGTGTTGCAAACGCTCGCTTCATTTAGAGAGGAGATAACGGTGCCTCTAGTGGTCATGACTTATTTCAATCCAGTGTTAGCTTATGGCTTAGAGACCTTTGCCAAAGACTGTGTAGCAGCAGGAGTAAAAGGGTTAATTGTACCAGATGTCCCATTAGAAGAAAGTGCACTGCTACGTGAAACATTAAACCCTCATCGTATTGATGTGATTCAACTCGTTTCTTTAACTAGCCCTCCAGATCGAATTGCCCGTATTGCAGCTGCTAGTCAGGGCTTTGTTTATGCAGTAACCGTTAATGGTATTACGGGAGCAAGGTCTCATTTTGCTAATAATTTAGAACATCATTTTGCAGGTCTACGTCAGGCAAGTCCAATCCCAGTGCTGGCGGGCTTTGGTATTTCGACACCTGAGCACGTCAAAAAGATGGGGGCATTAGGGGATGGGGTTATTGTCGGGAGCGCCATTGTAACGGCCCTGCATGATGGAGATATAGCAACAGTGGAAGCATTAATAGCTGCTTCTAAAGGTATACTAGCGAAGTCTACTCTTTAA
- a CDS encoding MFS transporter — MKRVHYSWFILVVTFFSIIVAGITLSSSGVFINPLEKEFQWERSTIALAFAISLFLYGISGPFMAALLEVIGLKKMMLSAMATLIVGITLTFLMNQSWQLIVIWGGIIGLGASLFLTVLSPYVANHWFVKRRGLAVGILTASTATGQLILLPVLAMIIEHYSWRWAMGLILLLSTLMFTLIAIFIKNKPQDVGLNPYGQEEFIEEQTVQQKKNPIHIAFNGLLEAVKIKAFWLLAGSFFICGLSTSGLIGTHFVSYCISFGVPLVTAASLLSFMGVFNLLGTTASGWLSDRFDNRWLLFWYYLLRGASLLLLPYALSQGSVILLTIFTIFYGLDWIATVPPTISITRQIFGMQKSSIIYGWIFASHQAGAAVAAYGGGLIYQFFNSYTWAFFLAGIFCAMASLFVIIVKKQTPQHV; from the coding sequence ATGAAGCGTGTTCATTATAGCTGGTTTATTTTAGTTGTCACATTTTTCTCGATTATTGTGGCAGGTATTACATTGTCATCCTCTGGCGTTTTTATCAATCCTCTTGAAAAGGAATTTCAATGGGAGCGGTCAACTATTGCCCTAGCCTTCGCCATAAGTCTATTTTTATATGGTATATCAGGGCCATTTATGGCGGCATTGCTTGAAGTTATTGGCTTAAAGAAAATGATGCTAAGCGCGATGGCTACGTTAATTGTAGGGATCACTTTGACATTTTTGATGAATCAATCATGGCAGTTAATTGTGATTTGGGGTGGCATCATCGGCCTTGGTGCAAGCCTTTTTTTAACGGTCCTTAGTCCCTATGTAGCTAATCATTGGTTTGTCAAACGCAGGGGGTTAGCAGTTGGTATATTAACGGCTAGTACAGCTACAGGACAATTAATTCTACTACCAGTGCTAGCCATGATCATTGAACATTATTCTTGGCGCTGGGCAATGGGGTTAATTCTTCTTCTAAGTACGTTGATGTTCACCTTGATTGCTATTTTTATTAAAAATAAGCCTCAGGATGTGGGGCTAAACCCATATGGACAAGAGGAGTTTATTGAAGAACAGACAGTGCAGCAGAAGAAAAATCCGATTCATATTGCGTTTAACGGTTTACTAGAGGCGGTTAAGATTAAAGCCTTTTGGCTATTAGCAGGAAGCTTCTTTATATGTGGACTTTCAACGAGCGGCTTGATCGGGACTCATTTTGTTTCGTATTGTATTAGTTTTGGCGTTCCTTTAGTCACCGCTGCATCACTCTTATCATTTATGGGTGTGTTTAACTTACTAGGGACGACTGCCTCAGGCTGGCTATCAGATCGCTTCGATAATCGTTGGCTGTTATTTTGGTATTACTTGTTACGGGGAGCTTCCTTATTATTACTCCCTTATGCATTATCACAAGGTTCTGTTATTTTACTGACGATATTCACTATCTTTTATGGACTCGATTGGATTGCCACAGTACCACCAACGATCAGTATTACACGACAAATTTTTGGTATGCAAAAAAGTAGTATTATTTACGGATGGATATTTGCCTCACATCAAGCAGGAGCTGCTGTTGCTGCATATGGTGGTGGATTGATCTATCAATTTTTTAATTCCTATACATGGGCTTTTTTCCTTGCGGGTATATTCTGTGCCATGGCTAGCCTGTTCGTTATCATTGTCAAAAAACAAACACCACAGCATGTATAA
- a CDS encoding phosphoribosylanthranilate isomerase, translated as MTKVKICGFQKQEHVITAIQAGADAIGFVFAPSKRRVTIEQAQLLANEVPQGVLKIGVFVNPSAAELKEAVERVPLDYVQYHGEETPAFIQEQGYPAIKALSVRGKEDIQAAADYQVDYYLFDAPGTDFKGGSGHTFDWSLLEEVGIPREKLLLAGGLNVDNIEEAITTVAPFMVDVSSGVETDGMKNSAKIQEFLKTVKRGII; from the coding sequence ATGACAAAAGTTAAAATCTGTGGATTTCAAAAACAAGAACATGTCATAACAGCTATTCAGGCTGGTGCAGATGCCATTGGTTTTGTTTTCGCACCGAGCAAACGTCGCGTAACTATTGAGCAAGCTCAGCTTTTAGCGAACGAAGTACCTCAAGGGGTATTAAAAATTGGTGTCTTTGTCAATCCGTCTGCAGCTGAACTAAAGGAAGCGGTAGAACGTGTGCCATTAGACTATGTGCAATATCATGGAGAAGAAACGCCCGCATTTATTCAAGAACAAGGTTATCCAGCTATTAAGGCATTGTCGGTACGAGGCAAAGAGGATATTCAAGCTGCAGCTGATTATCAGGTAGATTATTATTTATTCGATGCACCTGGGACAGATTTTAAAGGTGGCAGTGGCCATACTTTTGACTGGAGCCTACTGGAGGAGGTAGGTATCCCACGAGAAAAATTACTATTAGCTGGTGGTCTCAACGTGGACAATATTGAAGAGGCCATCACAACGGTAGCCCCTTTTATGGTGGATGTTTCGAGTGGTGTGGAAACAGATGGAATGAAGAATTCTGCAAAAATACAGGAATTTTTAAAGACAGTAAAGAGGGGGATCATCTAA
- the recJ gene encoding single-stranded-DNA-specific exonuclease RecJ yields MILSKKRWQVERPDATLVQTLQNDLQLSAIAAKILAARGCETTADAESLLNMTEANIHDPFLMHGMAEAVARIEQALENGEKILVYGDYDADGVTSTTVMLNVLLDLGADVSFKIPNRFIHGYGPHEALFREAYEEGVQLIITVDNGISGIEPIRVAKELGMDVIVTDHHEPGEELPPADIILHPRLPEGHYPFGELAGVGVAFKLAHALYGELPIHLIEFVAIGTVADLVPLVDENRYLVKRGIQEMRRSLSPWVQAMCDIASTEQAKISEETIGFYFGPRLNAVGRLGEAAPGVELLMAEDNAKAAALAKQLNACNTERKDIVKSITDEAIALIEADETIGNSLVLVVAGEGWNAGVVGIVASRLVELYYRPTIVLSLDPDKGIAKGSARSIEGFHLYNELAKNRDILPHFGGHPMAAGMTLSLEHVDELRRRLDAQARACLTEEHLTPIVHIDIPLSIDEISADAIEEISALGPFGTDFPKPIYVLEDVEISSMRKIGAAENHIKMELTNGYDKLDSVGFNKGHLHDELTYGIKVSFIGDLQINEWQGRKKAQFMIEDVQTTEWQLFDIRGIRQTARWLNTVPKDEAMFIAFRPETMTYYQSLIGVPITVVDPTLSNVDQSDYIVLLDLPQNVQRLEEVLQKTKPSRIYAHFYMPDSQYFSGLPTREQFAWFYKFLKNRPAFPLDMHIADLAKHTGWPLDALKFMTQVFFELGFVKMESGLTTVNVNAPKQALTEAPSYKQRSEQIEMEQKLVYAPYIELKQWFDERIHD; encoded by the coding sequence ATGATCCTATCGAAAAAAAGATGGCAGGTGGAGCGTCCAGATGCCACACTTGTCCAAACATTACAAAATGACTTACAACTTTCTGCGATTGCAGCAAAAATTTTAGCAGCACGTGGCTGTGAAACAACCGCTGACGCAGAAAGCTTATTAAATATGACCGAAGCAAATATTCATGATCCATTTCTCATGCATGGCATGGCTGAAGCGGTGGCGCGAATTGAGCAAGCACTAGAAAATGGTGAGAAAATATTAGTCTATGGCGATTACGATGCGGATGGTGTGACAAGTACGACTGTCATGCTAAATGTGTTATTGGATCTTGGTGCCGATGTATCTTTTAAAATCCCAAATCGTTTTATCCATGGGTATGGACCACATGAGGCTCTATTTCGAGAAGCCTATGAAGAAGGGGTACAATTAATCATTACAGTGGATAATGGGATCTCAGGAATTGAACCTATCCGAGTAGCGAAAGAGCTTGGCATGGATGTTATTGTGACTGATCACCATGAACCTGGGGAGGAGCTACCGCCAGCAGATATTATTCTTCACCCGCGATTACCAGAAGGGCATTATCCGTTCGGAGAGTTAGCTGGAGTAGGTGTAGCCTTTAAGCTAGCACATGCTCTATATGGAGAGCTACCCATCCACTTAATTGAATTTGTTGCGATTGGCACTGTAGCAGATTTAGTGCCGCTAGTAGATGAAAATCGCTATCTGGTCAAACGGGGTATTCAGGAAATGCGTCGCTCCCTTAGTCCGTGGGTACAAGCAATGTGTGACATAGCGAGTACAGAGCAGGCAAAAATTTCTGAAGAAACGATTGGCTTTTATTTTGGCCCTCGATTAAATGCTGTTGGTCGACTCGGAGAAGCAGCTCCAGGAGTCGAGTTATTAATGGCTGAGGACAATGCCAAGGCAGCTGCGCTGGCAAAACAGTTAAATGCTTGCAATACAGAACGAAAAGATATTGTGAAAAGCATTACAGATGAAGCTATCGCCCTTATCGAAGCCGATGAAACGATTGGCAATTCCTTAGTTCTTGTTGTGGCAGGGGAAGGCTGGAATGCAGGGGTTGTGGGCATCGTTGCTTCTCGTCTTGTGGAGTTATATTACCGTCCAACCATTGTCCTTTCACTCGATCCTGATAAAGGGATAGCTAAAGGTTCCGCCCGAAGCATTGAAGGCTTCCATTTATATAACGAACTAGCAAAAAATCGGGATATTTTGCCTCACTTTGGTGGACATCCCATGGCAGCAGGAATGACCTTATCGTTAGAGCATGTTGATGAACTACGTAGACGTTTAGATGCTCAAGCAAGGGCCTGTTTAACAGAGGAGCACTTAACCCCTATTGTCCATATTGATATACCACTAAGTATTGATGAAATTTCAGCAGATGCTATCGAAGAAATTTCAGCACTTGGCCCATTTGGAACTGATTTTCCAAAGCCTATTTATGTACTGGAGGATGTAGAAATTTCATCCATGCGTAAAATTGGTGCAGCAGAAAATCATATTAAAATGGAATTAACGAATGGCTATGACAAATTAGATAGTGTCGGTTTTAATAAAGGTCATTTACATGATGAGCTAACGTATGGCATCAAAGTTTCCTTTATAGGTGATTTACAAATTAACGAATGGCAAGGGCGAAAAAAAGCTCAATTTATGATTGAAGATGTCCAAACAACAGAATGGCAGCTATTTGATATCCGTGGAATCCGTCAAACAGCTCGTTGGCTTAATACAGTGCCGAAGGATGAGGCGATGTTTATAGCCTTTCGTCCTGAAACGATGACCTATTATCAGTCATTGATTGGTGTACCTATTACAGTAGTGGACCCTACACTTTCAAATGTTGATCAAAGTGATTATATTGTGCTTTTAGATTTGCCACAAAATGTTCAAAGATTAGAAGAAGTATTACAGAAAACGAAGCCTTCACGAATTTATGCGCACTTTTATATGCCAGATTCACAATATTTCAGTGGTTTACCTACACGAGAGCAATTTGCTTGGTTTTATAAATTCCTGAAAAATCGACCAGCATTTCCGCTTGATATGCACATAGCTGATTTAGCGAAGCATACAGGATGGCCATTAGATGCATTAAAATTTATGACACAGGTGTTTTTTGAGCTTGGTTTTGTTAAAATGGAGAGTGGACTGACGACTGTCAACGTGAATGCCCCAAAACAGGCACTAACAGAGGCACCGTCTTACAAACAACGTTCAGAACAGATTGAAATGGAGCAAAAGCTTGTCTACGCTCCTTATATAGAATTAAAACAATGGTTTGATGAACGAATACATGACTAG
- a CDS encoding pseudouridine-5'-phosphate glycosidase — translation MKEFIVLSEEVKAGQAKGLPIVALESTIISHGMPYPQNVQTAREVEQIIRDNGAVPATIALIDGKIKIGLSDEELEMFGNAQGVAKASRRDLGYLLATKKLGATTVAATMICAELAGIEIFVTGGIGGVHRGAETTMDISADLEELAQTNVAVICAGAKSILDIGLTLEYLETKGVPVVGYGTDELPAFYTRQSGFDVNFQLDTPEEIAAMLSAKWQLGLKGGAVIANPIPQAEALEHTFITNIIEKALVEAEENGIQGKNVTPFLLGKVKELTEGKSLDANIALVKNNAVVGAKIAVAYNQLH, via the coding sequence ATGAAAGAATTCATCGTATTATCAGAAGAAGTAAAAGCAGGACAAGCAAAAGGTCTACCAATCGTTGCATTAGAATCAACAATTATTTCACACGGTATGCCATACCCACAAAACGTGCAAACTGCGCGTGAGGTAGAGCAAATTATTCGTGATAACGGAGCAGTACCTGCAACAATTGCGTTAATTGATGGAAAAATTAAAATTGGTCTATCTGATGAAGAACTTGAAATGTTCGGGAATGCACAAGGTGTTGCAAAAGCATCTCGCCGTGATTTAGGTTACCTACTTGCAACGAAAAAATTAGGTGCTACTACAGTTGCAGCTACGATGATCTGTGCAGAGCTTGCAGGCATTGAAATCTTTGTTACTGGAGGTATTGGCGGTGTTCACCGTGGTGCTGAAACAACAATGGATATCTCTGCAGACTTAGAGGAATTAGCACAAACAAATGTTGCTGTTATCTGTGCAGGAGCAAAATCTATTTTAGATATCGGTCTTACACTAGAATACCTTGAAACAAAAGGTGTGCCTGTTGTAGGTTACGGAACAGATGAACTGCCAGCATTCTATACACGTCAAAGTGGCTTTGATGTAAACTTCCAATTGGATACGCCAGAAGAAATTGCTGCAATGCTATCTGCGAAATGGCAATTAGGATTAAAAGGCGGCGCTGTTATTGCAAATCCAATTCCTCAAGCTGAAGCATTAGAGCATACATTTATTACTAACATTATTGAAAAAGCTTTAGTAGAAGCTGAAGAAAATGGTATTCAAGGTAAAAACGTTACACCATTCTTACTAGGTAAAGTGAAAGAATTGACAGAAGGTAAAAGTCTTGATGCCAACATTGCATTAGTGAAAAACAATGCAGTAGTAGGCGCGAAAATTGCTGTAGCTTACAACCAATTACACTAA